tgaagtattaaaatataaacacgtTTGACCTTGTATTAATTGTGTGGAAtaaacaatgtgtttttaaaaagtcacATTAATAATATTGCATCAAACCAAAATAATTATGTGTATTGCTTAGCgaacaaaatgcaataaataaataaataaaaaacttgtcTTCTATCCTCGGGCCACTCTGTGTtgtcatttcttttcattttcctcCAGAGATTTAAGTTAAACTGGGCTTGCTGGACAGATAGCAACAGTTCTGCTCGCGTGGCTGGCCAGCTCTCCGGCTCTCTGATTGGCCAGAGGTGATTACAGGCACGCTTCAGAGGGCGAACAAACAACGGGCATAAATTATGCTAATGAGATGGTCGTGCGGCACGGGGCAGACCTGATGCAAACCATTCATTCATCCTTAACAAAAATGCCAAAGCGAGGGGGGTACGTCCATTGTCTCACCAGGGTATATAAGGCAGGTGAGGCCAGTCGTGTGCCAAGCTCACAAGCTCGCACGAGCTGACTGAGGGGTAAGAGCAAGACAGACGCGTGCCTTAAACTTCAACACAAACTATCTGCAGGACTCTGCAAGACCTCAAGCACCCAGTTTCATCTCCCAGTCCACATAAGGTGTGTATTGGCAGGATTAAACAGCCTCAGTGCTGCACGCAGAGAACTTGGAATAATTTCTGAGCTTGTTTTTCGCGTATTCCTAACTTGAATCTTGCTATTTCTCCAGGTTACTAATAATGGAGACTGTCTACTCCGACATGGACACCTCAAGCTGCGACTACTCCTTTACGCACACGGATGATGAGGACTCGCGCAGCAGCCTCCACTCCGCGTCCCCCGCGTCCTCCTGCGGCAAGCCGCCTGCGTCTCCAGCCGAGCTCCAGCAGAAAAAGAGGCGCAGGGGGCGCGCCAGGAACGAAGCCACAGTGCACGTGGTGAAGAAGAACCGCCGGATGAAGGCCAACGACCGCGAGAGGAACAGAATGCACAACCTCAATGACGCCCTGGATGCCTTGAGAAGCGTGCTGCCTGCCTTTCCCGACGACACGAAGCTGACCAAAATCGAGACTCTGCGCTTTGCTCACAACTACATCTGGGCGCTTTCCGAGACCATCCGGATCGCAGACCAGCGGCAGAGCAAGCCCAGAGACCCTGCCCTGCTGCTGCCAGGACTAAGCTGCATGAAAGATGCGCCCAGCCCCGGAGGGGACTCTTGCTCCTGGCCATCCGAAGCATCCTCCTCGTCTTCATCCCCGTCTTACTGCAATTCAGACCCGGGCAGCCCCGCAGCCATGGACGATTTTGGATACTTGCAGACTAATGTAATTTACAGCTACCACAACTTCGTGCCTGGCGTCTATTAATGTGACTCAAAGCGTTCTTATCATGTCTGTATAGAGTGTGCAGAAGCGTGTAGAGTAAAATCAGAGGACTTTGCTGTTACTTTTCTAATAGAACCAAGAGCACACAACATTAGGTATTCACTGTTTGCCTTAACGACAGTTCACAGATGAGAATGTTCTTATTTTTGTACGTTTTGTCACCGATATTGATGCCTTTTCCGATACCTTTGCACTTTTGCGCATTCTTTGGAGCATGACCTTAAACGCCTGTTAGAGAAAATGATAATTTAAACCAAGACAGATTGGCCTTTGCAGTCCAAGGTGAAAAGTCAATATTACAATTTGTAGAGCGATAAAGCAGAAAAACGAGCGTGAAAATTCAGTTTCAACGCTGTGACAATAGACTGAATGGACAAGACAAAGATCTGGCCTTACTCATTATATATTTTGACCCGAAGAAACCTCTCCTGTCTGGCTGATCCGAAGCAGAGTACAGTTACGACTGCTTTCCCAccactttctttttgttttatttattcaaccTGTTGCTTTCCTATgctattgtatttttattgtatataaagaGATTTATTCTATTATGTATTTACCTCAAAATATAAATCTGGTGCAAACGTGTTTGTacgaataaatataatgtttttttacaaaaaaaaaaaaaaatatgtgcttgttttttttctttctttttaatgtgactgaGATGCATAAACAACTCATAGCAATGTCTGACAACATAATGGGCATCATTAATGAGCACATCCACTGAAGCGTCACTCTGGGTCACAGCGCATAAAATAACGGTTATGCAGCAGGTGCATGGGTATAGATCGGAGACACAAAGTCGACGCATCATCTAATCTGTCAAGCAAACTGCTAATGCATATTTTACACACGGTTGCGCTTGATTACATCAAACCATCGAAATGAGTTTTAGTCATCTCAAAAATATAAACGTCTACTGATGTGCACATTGTAAATCTTTATTGTTACAAGTGCACGTGACGTCAATGGTCTTTCAAAGTTCCACTCTGCagcctttataataataataataataacaaaagaaacataattcattaaaatttatgaaattatataatgaaaatgtaGGATACCGACCCATTTGAGGTCTGtttgttaattttaatgtatGAATAATAACACAGGTGGATAATTGAAGGCCACGTGGTGACTTAGAGTTCACAAAAACTGTGTCAAAAAAAATGGCActgtgtcaaaaaaaaattgGCACTAAAACAacgctataaataaataaataaaatatttcaaatgattaaaaataaccGATTCATACTTAGTGCTTAATACTGTAAGTGGATTTTAAATATAGCCTAAACGTACCTTAAAATTATAACTGTTACCTTGATAAATATTTTATCAGTCAGTTAAAAGGTAATTCATAGCCtactatttatttgaaaaaaaaaatcccgttTTATGacactgtagcctatatttaatGAAATTTGTTTTCTCATAAAATACAGTTTGATAACAGTAAGTCAACAAGCACACACTTTGGGCAGTTTTACatcattttctaaaaatgtcaaCAATGATAGAAGTTTCTAAAACACCAGTTAATTTACGATCATCTGTGAGTACAGATAGTAATCAGATGTACGAACATTCCTTAATCCATTGCacttcttttttatataaaaatagatatacAAATTATTATAGAATTCTGcaaattatagaaatatattcTGCTTATTTTTGGAACTCATGCAGACAAGCCTACATCCAATTTGGCTCCCTGAGAGTTTTTATTCCGTGCACGTTGTGTATGTGTGGATCAGTTGGTTTCTGAAAGGGTTCAGGTTAAATCCTCTATTTGGGAGTTCCGCATGAGGTCCAGCCAAGGCTCTTGTATCTGCACGTGTCGGGGATAGACAAGTATAATAGCGCGTGCTGAAAGCCTCGGGGAAGGGCGCATGCCAGCTGAAACTTGAAAAAGGGGCACAGGCATGATTTTTTATCACCCTCTCAAGAAGTTCATTTTACAGACCTTCACCGCACATTAAACATCCACGCGGAGTCGTGTAGCTCATTCACAAAAGTAATAATCAGCACTGGACTTCAAAGAACAGCGCCTTTTCCTTCACAATTTATGTCTGCATTGACATTATGACTACATCTCTTTGTTCTCAATCACAGCGGCATAAGCTTTAAACTGCTGCCCTCAGAAATGCACCTGCAGTCTCTTCTTTCTTTATTATATTCTTTAACACACCATCCACAACTACACATATGAAGGGCATATTATCATATTAGCAAGTGCCAgtattttggaatttctgtgaaaactgtgattttaAATTTTCTTGATAGGTAAGTTGGTTGACGGTTCATATATctgtattttagaatttttttacatttctaacaGAGAATATATCAAAGATAAAAGAATAGCTCATACAGATGAGTATTCCCTCTCTCCCCCTTCCCTAAGGGCTGAAAGCCTGTATCAGTGCAGAAGGGCTCACTCGGGTCACAGGTCACACAAGGGCAGGAGACCCCTCACCTCCCAAGGAGATGGCCTCCCATGTCAACGAtcacaaaaacatcaaaacagcCTTCATGTTTGTACAGCTATTTGCACACAGCTACATATCGCAGCCCTTCAGAGACAGACATTATGCCTTGGGAGGTACATATACTTGACCTCACTTCTGTCAGAAATATCACGTGTAGCACTTCAGTGAAAAGTGATTGAAAAGATGTAGAGCTATAGTTTAGCTGAACATAAAGAAAGGGGGAAAAACTGGTTCAGTCTCAAGATTCCttcacaaatgcagtgaagtaaAAGAGGATAATGGATGTAATTCTTTCACTTTTAATCATGTTTTGAGTAGTTTTTAAGTCTGGTTATAGATTCAAAATTGTATGATATTTTGATAATGTTTTACAATgaagattaaaatataaaatttgctTGCATCTCTgagactttttttctattttgagaACCTTTCACGTTTCTAGAATTTCCAGGCTGCAGTAGAAAGGATGAAATACATTGGTTAGTGGGTTTTTGCATTCATTGTATGTTCATCATTAATATGTTTGTTGAATACGAACACTCACTTGATGCTTTCATTTTACTTGTGATGTTTATAAAGAATACTTCAACATTTTGGAGAGTAGTGTGCAGCATCTGTCTTGTCTCTAAAGCTCAAGAGGAAGCATCACTAAGAGGAGAAAATCGCCCCACAGCAGGAGGAGAAAGAATCAGCATGAAGATGGACGAGGCTCTTCAGTGGAAACTTAACCAGAGACCCCAGAGAGTCATACGAAGGCACAAAAAGCTCAAAGCAAGGGCCAATTAAACTATAACTGCCAGTTAATGACAAACAGAAGGTGGAAAAGAGGGGAAGGGGATTAGAGACAGCCTAGGGAGCCAAAACTAAAAAGATCATGATCATATCATAAAGCGTGATGGAAATATTAGATTACATGAAAtgtgatatttttaataaaaagaattGCAAATGAATTGCATTCTATAAGATGAAGGAGATCAAGAAATTTTAGCTCTGAAAAGatactacaaaaaatacaaataatgataataataatataaaataaatatatatgtatatattgtttaaatattattataaataataattctccctgatctctttctctctctctcttaaaataatattattaataaagttcCATTATATACATAAGTTGCTATTCAGttgttttaatttgaattcaaattagtttatttttataaaattttaatccTTATTTCATATGGTACATTAAGCTAATCATTGTTTTTTTAGACCCATTTATAAAGTTTAACTTAaaccatttatattatataatcttTGTCATTAACTACATTTTAAGAGATGAGAGGAGATATTTaaatcaagaaataaataaatataaagcaatATAAAGATATCTGTAAATTTTAATACTTAAtactaaaatgcatttacataggcctatatatttgaAGACCAATTGGTGTTTATTCATAAGGCTTAAGGAAGAAATGCCTCAATGTGCAGAGTTTTaggcatttttaatgtttattaagatGGCCAGAATGTAAAGGCTTGACCAGAAGCAGTGCTTGGATTCTTCCTTTTCCTCAGGCAGGCCTGATTGCTTGTTTTGGGTTGTAGGCTGCTCTCCTGAACCCTGGAGATCTGTGACTAATTCTGTTTGGGGCCTTCTCCTAAACAGAGATTAACAGATGAGTGCTGAAAATGGCATGGTCCTGCCCTCTGCAAAACTCACCTTTAGATCAGTGCAATCCTTCCCTTTAGCACCTAAACAGAAACCTTCACACCCTGTGCTCTGATGGAGCTGAAGTCACTGAGAACAGCAGCACGGGATCATTAGGGAAGCTAATGGTTTGTTTGGAAAATAGAGGATTAGTTTAAGTCTGATTCGGGAGACAGGTGTCAAAAACTGCTTTTTCTGGCCATGTACTCTGAAAAGCAAAGAAGATCCTGGAattgatgttttatattttactgtagatTTTGAGTAAATGTTACATTAACAGGTAGATTTTATGCATCCACATTCCAGTTAAAACAATTTAGCTCAACAGAAAGCCATCAGAGTGGGCTTTCATTCGCTTCTTTCGGCGGTCACAATGGGAGAGTATTGATCACACTGTAAATTCCTGAACATTGTTCTCAATTTGTAAACCCACTTTATATGCTTTGTCTGTTAGAACTAAAGCCCCACTTCTCCAGACCCTCCCTCTGAATCCTCCTACAGTCAGTTTTACGACGGTTCAACCTTTGTTTTGTCTTCTCTTGTCCGTGGAGTGGAACCACTGAGTGCCCGGAATGTCAAAAGTCAAAGCCCCTCTTGGCCTTCTTCAGAGGATTCAATCCCGGCCAACTGTATTCTGCCACAGGCTGCTCGACTCATCCTGCCATACACTTTGAGCATCCTCTCTTTGTGCTTTCCAATGGACTTTATGAAGGTGGAAATGAGTCCATTAGTGTTTTATTTCTTGCTAGGAGCAAGAGCTGCTTTCTCATGGATGTATCATAATGGTGAATTTAGCCTAAAGCATACAAACCTTTCCTCAAATCAACACTCGCTTTTTTGGGATGCTAATGCCAGCAGGTCATCGCTTTGATTTGCAAATGCAGAAGAAAGCAAATTCAGCGGGTGCTTTGACAAACACTGAGAAGTGCAATTCATACTGTAAGAAATGTGAGGTATTATTATGCCCcctaaatcattttatttatttatttgtgtttgtttgtttaaatttcaAAGTAAACATCTGTATATCAAGAGGTTCGTATTTTGTCTGtattattagatttaaatttaagATTACATATGAGTACatcaaaacagatattttaaaagaagatggacaaattaataaattctattatttaaataaatgtaatttcagaagggtaaatgttaaaatgttcagccaaaaaaaaagtcgttgttttgttttgcatttttgttttgttttatttggaaataaataatattttatttaatgatgcattaaattgatcaaaagtgatagtaaagatttTAACTATAATGCACAAAATATGTATAATGGTTTCCAAGCAGCACAATCGTTTCCACCACTGATATTAAAAAGAAATgctttcttgagcatcaaataagCTTATTGGaaacatttctgaagaatcaggtgacactgaagactggagtaatgatgctgaaaattcagctttgcatcacaggaacacattacattttaagatagattcaaatagtaaacagttattttaaattgcaataatacttCAGAAATGTTCACTATATTTTTTCAGCCATTGCAAGCATAAGAGACTACAAATCTTATCAAGCCCAAATTTATATTCAGAAAATACACAAATCTAAACAACTAATTTGGTTTCAAAGAGTTCAGCTGAAAAATACATCTGAACTTTCAAAGCACCTGGGCTCTTGTGTCTTAAGTGACCACTCACTAATGCAAAGTGGTTGTATTTTGTATATCTAGTGCTTTGGCGACACCATAATGCATTGGCGCAGTGGTCGCCTCATTGGTTCAGTCATTTGAGAAGCACCTACACCTGTACTGAGGCAGCGAGTGCAGATGTTCCTCTATGGTAGATTAGGCATATGTCACCCATAACCCGAGGAAGAAGCCATCCCTCTGGTTTAAGGCTTGAGGAGTTCACTTTAGAACGAGAGGCAGACAAAGACACAGAGGGCCCTTGCCCGAGGGCTGCCGGTTCCAAGTGGCTGCCTGCAGTATGTAAAGATATCTTGTCTTCATTTGTAATGGAAAGCCGCCAACACACACCTACATTCTGCCTCAGCCtctaaacacacatgcatgcatacatccCCATTTGTACCTTTGTGAAGACTTTTTCACGTGTGACCATATGACAAATCTCATTTCATGTGATAATGTTTTGAGCCTTACTGGAAGCAATCTGATCATCTGTACAAAAGAGTTGACGTTTGTCACAAATTGACTTTTTCTTTAACAGGAAGTTATTTTGTTCCTAAAGCATTTTTgattatttacatgttttaaagGACAAATTCTAAATTTTTTATGTGGACTCCCTTGTGGAAATGTAATATATGGAGCAGATCTTcctatatcaaaaattatattgcCATATATGTTACCTATAAGGCCATATATTTCACATACGTACATTCTCTAGGTAGATGAAcatacatttataacaaaatccCCATAGTAATATCTGTACATGTGcatatgttttatatgtatatatgtacatatatatatatatattattattttatattagtttttagacctgctcagatttcgttatagcGTTGGACCAATCGGAaataagagcaaaggtctgtttaaatgcagacgggagctgcgtttgaattacaatattgtttttttcctagttgtagtgatgttcacactcgcgtgatgccttttgaaaaccttaggccggtgacacactggcatattgcacctgtcaaacatagtctattttgccattatatatatatatatatatatatatatatatatatatatatatatatatatatatacagtatattattatttatatatgtgttagtgtgtgtcaaactttatatatacaaaaatagaatgtttacattatttttttccacttGACTACTTGACTTaactatacatacatataaatgctTGTGGATCCAATTTAATCCTTCCTTTAATGTGTAcctcttctttaaaaacataaaatgttcaccaaggctgcatttatttgatcaaaataccaTAAAACTGCAATACTGTGAAAATTATTACAaaggtttatttgaaatagaaaaaaaagataaaaagtaacaaaaatgtttttgactCATTCTGACCCAAAGCATTTGAATGGTAGCATATATAATCTAAtgaatttgttttaatgaatttaaaacaattaatttactTCGATAGCAGTCTCATTTAGCTATCAGTCACATGATGTTATCATAATATGCCAATACACTAGCACTGCGCTTGAAACGGATGCATCTCAAAGTGGCTTTAAAGTGGAGGGCAGCAGGTTACAAGAGCTGCAGATTGTGTTAAGTGCTGTCTGATTAGACTGGAGTGGCCACCGCTAGAGGAGGAGCAGCTCGCACCGGTATGGCCACGCACTGTCACCTGCACCTCACCTGCCCCCTCCATCTCCCTCCAGGGCCAGAGGAACAACCCATGCCCCCGAGCCCACGGCGACAGGAAAGTTTCCATCAAAAGCGAAGCCATGCAGCTGCTGGAACGCAAACTTTGATTCCCTGCAAATAGATGGCTTTTTCACCCCCCTCCCACTGGAGAGGCAGCTCCTCCGAGACTCCAGATAAAAATCAGGGAAATTCAATCCAAGCCACAGCTTTGGATAAACAGATGTGATTTTTCCCCTCTCAGTGCTACGCAAGATAACCTTTCCCCCCGTCTTCCATCTCTCCATGACCCTGCACCTGCACCAACGCTATGCCACGGTAAGACTGATGTCTCACTCTGCTCTCTGCTGACCTGGAATCACAGATAACTATCCAATTAATCAATCTGGTGGTAAGAGGCTATTCTGATCATATCACCTGTCAGTTGTGACTGATGCCATTCAGCAAGCATGTATCAAACCGGTGACTATAATACCAGCTGGAAACAATTCAAATTCAAGGTTATAGCCTTCTATAAGcacttgacttttttttatcttaaggaccaattctcactcttaactagttgcttattaacatgcataatagcagtgctttaagtggcccaaaagaggtgccggtactctattatagccaatacatttttttttttttttgatgactcccctcatcccctgaagtaacaacaactatattgatgGGGTTTTATATAaagcagtcaacaggcaaccttaataataaatccttttattaatttgtggatttgcttgagctagaaagaactactggacataaataaaatgtgcaaaaggattttgaaaaaatacccttagaaagagcaaCTGCATTtcttcattagcttgcgtcttACCTCCAGCGAAATCATTCCGGCTTGGTGGGATGTCAGCTAGCGAGTCAGCTGATTATGATCGTGTTCTTTTAATACTCAGAGTCTGAAGCAGTACTAAATCTCAATCTCAgaatctcaaatgatttgcgaacccgctacgaactcccgaactgattcgcggtcccgctccgaacttccgaactgattcaaatgatttgcgaacccgctccgaacgctcgaactgattcaaatgatccgcgaagccgctccgaacttccgaactgattcaaatgatttgcgaacccgctccgaacgctcgaactgattcaaatgatccgcgaagccgctccgaactccctaact
This DNA window, taken from Carassius auratus strain Wakin chromosome 14, ASM336829v1, whole genome shotgun sequence, encodes the following:
- the LOC113114248 gene encoding neurogenin-1; translated protein: METVYSDMDTSSCDYSFTHTDDEDSRSSLHSASPASSCGKPPASPAELQQKKRRRGRARNEATVHVVKKNRRMKANDRERNRMHNLNDALDALRSVLPAFPDDTKLTKIETLRFAHNYIWALSETIRIADQRQSKPRDPALLLPGLSCMKDAPSPGGDSCSWPSEASSSSSSPSYCNSDPGSPAAMDDFGYLQTNVIYSYHNFVPGVY